AGGAAGAGTTCAGCGGCTTGCCAGAGTTTCGCCTGCTTTTGAGGCGTAATAGACAGTAAACCGTTTTCGTCCCAGTTGCCTTTGCTGCGGGCTTTCACCTCCACAAAAATTAGGGCATCGGGGGTCAAAGCATCGGATGTCACGGCATCAGACAGAGTGGCGACCACATCCAGTTCTCCGTAGGGGCAGTGCCATCGCTGATAGAGAACCGTCCCGCCTTGGAGGGTGAGCCAGTGGGCGACAAAGGTTTCTGCTAACTGTCCGGTCTGGAGGGCAACTTGCTTTGTGCGGGAGGGCTGCGCCGTTTTTCGATCGGGTATTCGTTTCTGGGGCGACTTCATGAATGGCAATCAAAGGACAGTTAAAAAACAAAAGAACAGTAAAAGACTTGAGGCAAGCCGACGAGACGGTTATGAGACGGTCAACAAATTCGGGTAGGATCTAAAGCACGTCTTGTTGAGACAGGACTTTGTAAAACAGATTCGTCGTTTTTCTAGTCTGCCCATGTACGCCTGGTTGTGTCGGTTGCGGTTTTCTCTCAAGCATTGTTTCGCCTCGGTGATCTGTGGTGTAGTGTTGGCGATCGGTCTAATCAGTTTGAGCGGTCTGTTTCCGGCGATCGCTCTGGCCGTGGACTACAATCGGGAATTCCTGGTGAATCAGGACTTTTCCGGCAAGGATCTGACCGATGCCAGCTTCACGAAAGCCAATATGCGGAGCAGCAACCTAAGCAACACAAATCTACAGGGGGTCAGCTTTTTTGGTGCAAACCTGGAGGATGCAAACCTGGAGGGCGCGAACCTCACCAATGCAACCCTGGACTCGGCGCGGATCGTCGGAGCTAACTTAAAGAATGCCGTTCTAGAAGGCGCGTTTGCCTTTAACACCAAATTTAACTACGCCAACATTGAGGGTGCGGACTTTACCGATGTGCTGCTGCGGGAAGATATGCAGGACATTCTCTGTCAGACGGCAAGCGGCACAAATCCCACGACGGGACGCAATACGAGGGATACGCTGGGCTGTTAGACATCAATCGTCTCACCCACCGAAAAATCCCCCACCCACGGCATTCCTGCTAAATCTGCAAAGGATACCCGACGCTGCTCCTGCTCTAGCTCCCGGATGCGCTGCTTCTCGGCGTACATTTGCTGCTGGTAATACTGCGCCAAGTCCGGCGACTGAATGCAGTCCGTTTGCTTCCATAAATCTTTAAAGTGGCGATAGCGTTTTTCGCACATCACCTGCTCCAGGCAGGCAACTGCCGCCCGAATCACCAGCGGACCCCGCAGAACATCTCGCTGCGCTTTCTCATCTAGCTGAAACAGTGGATAGAGGAGAGCCACCTTATCGTCGGGACAGCTATCCTGAAGCAAATTCAGAAGAGCGGTGGAGTCAATGGCTTGATTCTGCGCGTCGAGGATTTGCTGCCAGAGGAAGCGATGGTACACCAGGCTGAAGTCTAAATCTCGCTCGTCTAGAGCCTCCACGATCATCGATCGATATTCCGGCGCGTGGAGATAGAGCCGTAAAAGCTGTGCCTCTGATTCTTCCAGGAGACTGCGATCGCCCGGACGCTGCCATTTTTGCGATCGACCGTGCCACCGCTGACCTCGGACTTGAGTTCGCAGATCGGATTCCAACTGAACGGCGTAGCGGGCGTTTCCCTGGCTCAGAAGTTCCGCGCAGCGATGAATATAGTGGGTTCTCAACGTGGCGTTGGGGAGGTTGCCCAGCAGTTTGACAATTTCCTGAGTGCTTTGCTGAAACTGATCCGCCTGACTCAGATCGGACTGCTTGAGCAACTGCTGAATCTGCCAGTCCAGCCACAGGGGAGCGTTGGTGAGCAAGTCCTGATAGTTCTCCGCAGAATTGGCTTTCAGAAACTCATCCGGGTCTTTGCCCTGCGGCAAGTTGAGAATGCGTAGCTGCACTTCCCCCTGATACGCCAGATCCGCCACTTCCCCGATCGCCCTTTCTGCGGCTTTCACGCCTGCGGCATCGGCATCGAAGTTAAACACGATCTGCTTGGATTCGGTATATCTCAACAACTGGCGCACCTGATGCAGACTCAGCGCAGTTCCCAAAGAAGCGACAACGTTTGTAATTCCGTCGGCATGGAGGGCAATCACGTCAAAATAGCCTTCCACCACGACCGCCCGATCGGTTTTCGCAATGGCAGACCGCGCCTTGTCCAGTGCAAACAGCGTCTTCCCTTTGTCAAATAGCTCCGTTTCCGGCGAGTTCAGATACTTCGGCTGCTCATCGCCCAACGATCGTCCCCCAAACCCAATTACCCGCCCCTGAAGGTCATGAATTGGAATCATCAGCCGATCGCGGAATCGATCGTAATAGCCCTTGCCTTCCTGACGCGGCACAATCAGCCCTGCCTGCTCGACTAGCTGAACCGCAAAGCCCTTCTGCTCTACCAGATAGCCGTAGAGCGTCTGCCACCCCGCCGGAGCATAGCCCAACTGGAACTGCTGAATCGTCGTTTCGCTCAGGTGACGCTTTTCCAGCAGATACGTTAACGCCGCTTCGCCCTGGGGCTGTCTCAAGGCGTGTTCAAAAAACTTTGCCGCCAGTGCCAGCACCTCATAAAGCTGTTCTCGTAAGGAAAGCTGCCGCTGAAATTCCTGCCGCTCTGCGGGTTCAAGCGTTTTAATCGGCACCTGATAGCGACGCGCTAAATCGAGGACAACATCGGCAAACGATCGCTTCCCCAGCTCCATCAAAAACTTAATCGCGTTTCCCCCGGCTCCGCAGCTAAAGCAGTAGTAGAACTGTTTCCCCGGACTGACGCTAAAACTAGGCGATTTGTCGTCGTGAAACGGACACAAGCCCGTAAAATCCTTGCCTCGCTTCCGCAGCACCACAAACTCCGAGACGACATCCACAATGTCTACTCGCTGTTTCACCTCATCGATCGTGTCTGGATGCAGGCGGGGAATTTCCATAGGGTCTGGGAGGGATCTAATTTCGTCCACCTATAGTCTCTCAGATCCACAAATTTCGATCGCTTCCAAAGGTGAGACTTTAGAATCTCGCTGCTTTATTGCTTTCCGGGGGAGATTCTCCCAAAAAAGTTGTATCCACCGATGCCCGAATTCGCTAAACTTCTGCTGGATCAACTGCCAAACAGATCAGAACCCACCATGCCACGAATTTTTGTCGCAGCAGC
This is a stretch of genomic DNA from Leptolyngbya ohadii IS1. It encodes these proteins:
- a CDS encoding YraN family protein; protein product: MKSPQKRIPDRKTAQPSRTKQVALQTGQLAETFVAHWLTLQGGTVLYQRWHCPYGELDVVATLSDAVTSDALTPDALIFVEVKARSKGNWDENGLLSITPQKQAKLWQAAELFLADHPHLADLPCRFDIALLSCKPVRSTIKRSSESQLSLPLVIELGQAIVFGGFELTLQQYIVNAFSEI
- a CDS encoding pentapeptide repeat-containing protein — its product is MYAWLCRLRFSLKHCFASVICGVVLAIGLISLSGLFPAIALAVDYNREFLVNQDFSGKDLTDASFTKANMRSSNLSNTNLQGVSFFGANLEDANLEGANLTNATLDSARIVGANLKNAVLEGAFAFNTKFNYANIEGADFTDVLLREDMQDILCQTASGTNPTTGRNTRDTLGC
- the dnaG gene encoding DNA primase, which translates into the protein MEIPRLHPDTIDEVKQRVDIVDVVSEFVVLRKRGKDFTGLCPFHDDKSPSFSVSPGKQFYYCFSCGAGGNAIKFLMELGKRSFADVVLDLARRYQVPIKTLEPAERQEFQRQLSLREQLYEVLALAAKFFEHALRQPQGEAALTYLLEKRHLSETTIQQFQLGYAPAGWQTLYGYLVEQKGFAVQLVEQAGLIVPRQEGKGYYDRFRDRLMIPIHDLQGRVIGFGGRSLGDEQPKYLNSPETELFDKGKTLFALDKARSAIAKTDRAVVVEGYFDVIALHADGITNVVASLGTALSLHQVRQLLRYTESKQIVFNFDADAAGVKAAERAIGEVADLAYQGEVQLRILNLPQGKDPDEFLKANSAENYQDLLTNAPLWLDWQIQQLLKQSDLSQADQFQQSTQEIVKLLGNLPNATLRTHYIHRCAELLSQGNARYAVQLESDLRTQVRGQRWHGRSQKWQRPGDRSLLEESEAQLLRLYLHAPEYRSMIVEALDERDLDFSLVYHRFLWQQILDAQNQAIDSTALLNLLQDSCPDDKVALLYPLFQLDEKAQRDVLRGPLVIRAAVACLEQVMCEKRYRHFKDLWKQTDCIQSPDLAQYYQQQMYAEKQRIRELEQEQRRVSFADLAGMPWVGDFSVGETIDV